A window from Melitaea cinxia chromosome 5, ilMelCinx1.1, whole genome shotgun sequence encodes these proteins:
- the LOC123653798 gene encoding G-protein coupled receptor dmsr-1-like has translation MVAYCVPGGQNFQRVYIKVHGYIALIICLLGSVANSVNIAVLSRKEMTSSTNSILTALAVADLLVMIDYIPLALHIYTDIAEELNRNSYAWAVYVYFHSIFSQTFHTISIWLTITLAVWRFVAIKFPQKNKTLCNKRNTNIAIAIAYVVCPIVCLPIYFAMNIQELPKQKSDTKNVTMNETDFVNVTAISEPMYVISMTNNQDLLTAIFWIYSVFLKLIPCVVLSIFSVCLILKMKSSDKRRQKLLKKSTVAINEGEKARLNEDGGKRGGRTDRTTRMLVALLGLFLATELPQALFGLLTAIAPHLFKMCYYAFGEVMDLMALVGSAVNFVLYCSMSRQFRSTFTRLAGKLLPPLVRDDGEHATTSTTVMA, from the exons ATGGTGGCGTACTGCGTACCTGGGGGCCAAAATTTTCAACGAGTCTACATAAAAGTCCACGGCTACATAGCCCTCATTATCTGCCTACTCGGCTCTGTTGCCAATTCGGTCAATATTGCAGTGCTCAGCCGCAAAGAAATGACGTCGTCTACTAACTCTATTCTAACCGCACTTGCCGTTGCAGATCTTTTGGTTATGATCGATTATATACCTCTAGCTCTTCACATTTACACAGACATTGCAGAGGAATTAAACCGGAATTCGTATGCGTGGGCTGTTTATGTATACTTCCATTCTATTTTCAGCCAAACTTTCCATACCATATCTATTTGGCTTACGATAACTTTAGCGGTTTGGAGATTCGTAGCTATTAAATTTCCCCAAAAGAACAAGACGCTCTGTAATAAGAGAAACACAAATATTGCGATTGCTATTGCTTACGTCGTTTGCCCCATAGTATGTCTTCCAATTTATTTTGCTATGAACATCCAGGAATTGCCTAAACAAAAAAGCGATACTAAAAATGTTACTATGAATGAAACGGACTTTGTGAATGTAACGGCTATCAGTGAACCAATGTACGTAATATCAATGACGAATAATCAAGATTTATTGACTGCTATATTTTGGATTTACAgtgttttcttaaaattaataccTTGTGtagttttatctatttttagtGTGTGTcttattttgaaaatgaaatcCAGTGATAAAAGACGGCAGAAACTGTTAAAAAAGTCTACTGTTGCAATTAATGAG GGCGAAAAAGCTCGTCTTAATGAAGATGGCGGCAAAAGGGGTGGTCGAACAGATCGTACGACGCGCATGTTGGTAGCACTGCTTGGATTGTTTCTAGCCACAGAACTACCGCAGGCACTGTTCGGTCTACTTACTGCAATCGCTCCACATCTTTTCAAAATGTGCTACTATGCATTTG GCGAGGTGATGGATCTTATGGCGTTGGTGGGGTCTGCCGTGAACTTCGTGCTGTACTGTAGTATGAGTCGTCAATTCCGTTCCACATTCACTAGGCTCGCTGGTAAGCTTCTACCGCCGTTGGTACGCGATGATGGCGAACACGCTACAACATCCACCACGGTAATGGCGTAG